One window from the genome of Hippoglossus hippoglossus isolate fHipHip1 chromosome 6, fHipHip1.pri, whole genome shotgun sequence encodes:
- the tspan3a gene encoding tetraspanin-3, producing the protein MGQCGITSSKTVLVFLNLIFWAAAGVLCYVGAYVFITYDDYDHFFEDVYTFIPAVVIIAVGALLFIIGLIGCCATVRESYCGLTAFVIILLLVFVTEVAVVVLGYIYRAKVESEVNSTIKKVYDEYNGTNSNAQSRAIDYVQRQLQCCGIHNYSDWQYTHWYEESKNNSVPISCCRANIGSCTGSLTHPEDLYQEGCEALVVKKLKEIMMYIIWTALTFAAIQMLGMLCTCVVLCRRSRDPAYELLITGGTYA; encoded by the exons GCCGCTGCTGGCGTCCTGTGCTACGTTGGAGCCTACGTCTTCATCACGTACGACGACTACGATCACTTCTTCGAGGATGTGTACACTTTCATCCCAGCCGTGGTCATCATTGCAGTTGGAGCCCTCCTCTTCATTATAGGACTCATTGGATGCTGCGCGACAGTGAGAGAGAGCTACTGTGGACTCACAGCG TTTGTGATTATTCTCCTGCTGGTTTTCGTGACGGAAGTGGCAGTGGTGGTTCTAGGATACATTTACAGGGCGAAG GTTGAAAGTGAAGTCAATAGCACTATCAAGAAAGTGTATGACGAGTACAATGGCACCAATAGCAATGCTCAGAGCCGTGCCATCGACTATGtgcagagacag CTCCAGTGCTGTGGAATCCATAATTACTCTGACTGGCAGTATACACACTGGTATGAAGAATCCAAAAACAACAGCGTACCCATCAGTTGCTGTAGAGCCAACATTGGAAGCTGCACGGGGTCCCTAACTCATCCGGAAGATCTCTACCAAGAa GGCTGTGAGGCTCTGGTTGTGAAAAAGCTGAAGGAGATCATGATGTATATCATCTGGACTGCACTGACATTTGCTGCCATCCAG ATGCTAGGGATGCTGTGCACATGTGTGGTGCTATGCCGCAGGAGCAGAGATCCTGCTTACGAGCTTCTAATCACTGGGGGCACCTACGCATAA